In Mercurialis annua linkage group LG6, ddMerAnnu1.2, whole genome shotgun sequence, the following are encoded in one genomic region:
- the LOC126688131 gene encoding AT-hook motif nuclear-localized protein 28-like, giving the protein MADYGTAISLSRELSHTSEDSSSDQSPRSVPSKHQKLSITTDPDNNHHYNHHHHLPTALETQRKPRGRPPGSKNKPKPPVIITKDSDSAMKPAILEISAGSDIVDSIVNFARKNHSGICVISATGSVSNVTLRHPHSHAPSLSLHGPFNLLSLSGSFLGFVAPKQSSWSSSSSCFGISLAGAQGQIFGGIIAGKVLAATQVVVVATTFSNPKFHRLPSDDNNDDDEVEDIKPNPAGGSSVAGNDQSMTVYNAANATPINSQISPPEIMHWPGPSPNSRPHY; this is encoded by the coding sequence ATGGCAGACTATGGCACTGCCATTTCTCTCTCAAGAGAGCTCTCTCACACTTCCGAAGACTCTTCCTCCGATCAAAGCCCACGTAGCGTTCCTTCCAAGCACCAGAAACTTTCAATCACCACCGATCCTGACAATAACCACCACtacaaccaccaccaccaccttcCCACAGCGTTGGAGACTCAAAGAAAGCCACGTGGCAGGCCTCCAGGCTCCAAGAACAAACCGAAACCGCCGGTTATTATTACAAAGGACAGCGACTCCGCCATGAAACCGGCTATCCTCGAGATCTCCGCTGGGTCTGATATTGTTGACTCTATCGTTAACTTTGCTCGGAAAAACCACTCTGGTATCTGTGTAATAAGTGCTACTGGCTCTGTCTCTAATGTCACGCTCCGCCACCCTCATTCTCACGCGCCGTCTCTTTCTCTTCATGGACCATTTAACTTGCTTTCTTTATCAGGCTCGtttcttggatttgttgcacCAAAACAATCATCGTGGTCATCCTCTTCTTCTTGTTTTGGGATATCTCTCGCCGGAGCACAAGGGCAAATATTCGGCGGGATTATAGCCGGGAAGGTTTTAGCGGCGACCCAGGTGGTGGTGGTCGCTACAACTTTTTCAAACCCTAAATTTCACAGGTTGCCAAGTGATGATAACAATGATGATGATGAGGTTGAAGATATTAAACCTAACCCTGCTGGTGGTTCTTCTGTCGCCGGAAATGATCAGTCGATGACTGTTTACAATGCGGCTAATGCAACTCCGATCAACAGCCAAATCTCTCCACCGGAAATTATGCACTGGCCTGGTCCTTCTCCTAATTCTCGTCCtcattattga